A window of Aeromicrobium sp. A1-2 contains these coding sequences:
- a CDS encoding class I SAM-dependent methyltransferase, producing MTASDADFVGEIPDLYDRLLVPMIFQGAADLLADAVARIGPDDVLETAAGTGALTRAMVDRMPRARITATDLNPPMLERARQRIGDASPVQFQQASALALPFPDDSFDVVACQFGVMFFPDRIAGHREARRVLRPGGHLAFNVWDDIEHNEIAHVVEAALIAVVPDPALSFMSRTPHGYADPDLIRSDVESAGFTTLSFDPVESVSRTTAEEAALVFCQGTPLRGVIEKQGGMTPVQATAIATEALLARYGPGPIEGSIRSYQIMASAHA from the coding sequence GTGACCGCTTCTGATGCCGACTTCGTCGGCGAGATCCCTGACCTGTACGACCGTTTGTTGGTGCCGATGATCTTCCAGGGTGCCGCCGACCTGCTGGCCGATGCCGTGGCCAGGATCGGTCCGGACGACGTGCTGGAGACCGCTGCGGGCACCGGCGCCCTCACGCGGGCGATGGTCGACCGCATGCCCCGTGCGCGGATCACCGCGACCGATCTCAACCCACCGATGCTGGAGCGGGCACGACAGCGCATCGGCGACGCCTCGCCCGTCCAGTTCCAGCAGGCCAGCGCCCTGGCACTCCCGTTCCCTGACGACTCCTTCGACGTCGTGGCCTGCCAGTTCGGCGTGATGTTCTTCCCCGACCGGATCGCGGGACACCGCGAGGCACGGCGCGTGCTGCGGCCGGGCGGTCACCTCGCCTTCAACGTCTGGGACGACATCGAGCACAACGAGATCGCGCACGTCGTCGAGGCAGCGCTCATCGCAGTCGTCCCCGATCCCGCCCTGAGCTTCATGAGTCGCACACCGCACGGCTACGCCGATCCGGATCTGATCCGATCGGACGTCGAGTCCGCCGGCTTCACGACGCTGAGCTTCGACCCCGTCGAGTCCGTCAGCCGTACGACGGCCGAGGAGGCGGCGCTCGTCTTCTGCCAGGGGACGCCGCTGCGAGGCGTCATCGAGAAGCAGGGGGGCATGACGCCCGTGCAGGCGACCGCGATCGCGACCGAGGCTCTGCTCGCGCGCTACGGGCCCGGCCCGATCGAGGGATCGATCCGCTCCTACCAGATCATGGCCTCGGCCCACGCCTGA